Genomic DNA from Chloroflexia bacterium SDU3-3:
TCCGCCACAGGCGCGTGCCGCTGAGCTTGTAGGCGTCGATATAGACGTTGCCGGTGTAGCCCGACTGCGAGTTGTCCTTGGCGTTGGATGGATCCCACTTCAGCACGATCTCGTACTGGCCGTCGCCATCTAGGTCGCCCACGCTGGCGTCGTTGGCGCTGTAGGTGTAGGCCACGCCGTCGGGCGTGGTGCCGCCTGCTGGGATCTGCAGCGGCACATCCAGGTAGCCGCTGCCGAAGGTCAGCGAGGCCTCGGATGCGGCCTGCTCGACGCCGCCGACCACAGGCCGCACGGTGTAAGAGCTACCCGCCGCCGCGCCCACATCCAGGTAGTTGGTGGAATTGGTGATCGGCGCGCTGTTCAGCTTGGTGCCGCTGCGGTAGAGGTTGAAGGCGACATCGGAGGGATCGGTGCCCAGCATGCGCCAGCTCACAAGGTTGTTGCTGCCGCTGCGCACGCTGATCAGGCCACGGTTCAGCTTCTCCATCTGGCGTGCGTTGCCGGGGATGGCGGTGGGCGCGGGCGTTCTGGTGGGCGTGGCCGTGGGCGCGGGCGTCCTCGTGGGCGTGGCCGTCGCGCCGATGGCGGTGGGCGTGGCCGCCACGGGGGTGCTGGTGGCGAGCGCGGGCGTGGACGTCGCACCGGTGCCGCCGCACGTCACACCGTTCAGGGCGAAGCTGGCCGGGGCCGCGTTGGTGCCGCTGAAGGCGGCCTGAAAGCCAAAGCTCTGCGTGCCGCCGGTGGGGATGCTGCCGTTGTAGCTCACGTTGGTGGCCGAGACGGCCTTGCCGCTCTGGGTCACGCTGGCGTTCCAGGCGCTGCTGATCGCCTGATCGCCCGCGAAGCTCCAGGTCAGTGTCCAGCCGCTCAGCGCCGCCCCGCCGTTCGTGATCGTCACATTCGCCGTGAAGCCGCCCGACCACTGGTTGACCTCGTAGGCCACCGCGCAGCTGGCCGCCTGGGCGCGCGGCGTCGCGTGGCCCAAAAACGGCACCGTGGTGATCGCCAGGATGGCCGCCGATGTGGCGGACAGCGCATATCGAGCGCGTTTCGTCGTAGCCCAAAATGTGTTCATCGGTGGAGCACCTCTCTGTGTATTATGTTCCGACATCAGAGCACCCTACCAGCCGGGTGAATCTACCACCCGAGCGTCCCGGAAACGTCACGGGATGGATCACAATAGCGACATCGAGCGCCACACATTTTCACGAACAGCACTCCAAAGAACAAGACTCTGGCATCTCGAAGCATTTCTTTTGCCCAGATGCCAGAGTCACGATGAACTATAAGCAGTAGCTATTTGTAGGTGATGTCCGAGCTGCTGTAGATGCAGTAGGTGCCGTCGGCCCCGCTGCCGTTGGTGGTGGGCTCATCGCCGTCGTCGTTGCCGATGTACTTCTGGCAGATCACCAGCTTCTTCGAGCTGTCGTTCTTGATGGTGATGCCCGAGAAGCGCGCGGTATCGCCGTAGTTGGTGTTGATGCCCACCAGCGCCGTGCCGGGGTAGGTGGCGGTGATGTTCTTCAGCACCACGTTGCGCTTGTACTGCGTCGAGCAGTTGCCGCACGAGCGGTACAGCTTGCCGAAGTTATCGACCTGGAAGTTCTGGATGGTGAGCGTGCCCGCGCCGTTGTGCTGGAACACCTTGTCCGAGGCCTTGCGCGCGCCGCCGCCATTCACCAGGTAGGTGTTGGATGACGAGCTGCCCCGGAAGGTCGCCGCGTCCTCGCCCACATCCTCCCACCACACGTTCTCCAGGGTGCAGCTGCCCGCACAGTGCACGCCATCGGCGGCTGGTGCACCCAAGATCACGTTCTTCAGGGTCGCGCCTGCGGCCAGGTCGAAGATCGGATCCTGGCCCTCGTTCTGGCCGCCGCTGCCTAGATCGCCGGTGCCGTAGAAGCGCTTCATACCGCCGTCGTAGACCTGGCCCGACTTGACACTGATCGAGCTGCTCACGGGCTGCGAGCCGTTGGCCGTGGGCCAGCCGGTGGTCGGGGCGGTGGTGGCGGTGGGCGCGGGCGTCCTGGTGGGCGTGGCCGTCGCGCCAGTGGGCGTCCTGGTGGGCGTAGCGGGCGCGGGGGTGCTGGTGGCGGGCGCGGGCGTGGCCGTCGCACCGGTGCCGCCGCACGTCACACCGTTCAGGGCGAAGCTGGCCGGGGCCGCGTTGGTGCCGCTGAAGGTGGCTTGGAAGCCAAAGCTCTGCGTGCCGCCGGTGGGGATGCTGCCGTTGTAGCTCATGTTGGTGGCCGAGACGGCCTTGCCGCTCTGGGTCACGCTGGCGTTCCAGGCGCTGCTGATCGCCTGATCGCCCGCGAAGTTCCAGGTCAGCGTCCAGCCGCTCAGCGCCGCCCCGCCGTTCGTGATCGTCACATTCGCCGTGAAGCCGCCCGACCACTGGTTGACCTCGTAGGCCACCGCGCAGCTGGCCGCCTGGGCGCGCGGCGTCGCGTGGCCCAAAAACGGCACCGTGGTGATCGCCAGGATGGCCGCCGATGTGGCGGACAGCGCATATCGAGCGCGTTTCGTCGTAGCCCAAAATGTGTTCATCGGTGGAGCACCTCTCTGTGTATTATGTTCCGACATCAGAGCACCCTACCAGCCGGGTGAATCTACCACCCGAGCGTCCCGGAAACGTCACGGGCTGAAGAACCGCGCCGCAGAACTTCATTGGCGGCGAGGCCGGGGGATAAAGCCTTGGCATCTGGAAACTGGTTTTCCAGATGCCAGGGGCGAGGCCGCGCAAGCAGGCCGCTACTTGTAGGTGATGTTCGAGGTGGTGTAGAGGCAGTTGGTGCTGTCCGGCCCCTTGCCGTTGGTGGGCGGCTCGGCCCCGGTGTTGTTGCCGATGTACTTCTGGCAGATCACGATCTTCTTCGAGCTGTCGCCCACGATCGTGATGCCCGAGAACTTGGCGGTGTCGCCGTAGTTGCTATTGATGCCTACCAGCGTCTTGCCGGGCACGGTGACGGTGACATTCTTCAGCACCACATTGCGCTTGTACTGCGTCGAGCAGTTACCGCACGAGCGGTACAGCTTGCCGAAGTCGTTGACCTGGAAGTTCTGGATGGTGAGCGTGCCCGCGCCGTTGTGCTGGAACACCTTGTCCGAGGCCTTGCGCGCGCCGCCGCCGTTCACCAGGTAGGTGTTGGATGACGAGCTGCCCCGGAAGGTCGCCGCGTCCTCGCCCACATCCTCCCACCACACGTTCTCCAGGGTGCAGCTGCCCGCGCAGTGCACGCCATCGGCGGCAGGCGAGCCGATGATCACATTCTTCAGCGTGGCGCCTGCGGCTAGGTCGAAGATCGGGTCTTGGCCCTCGTTCTGGCCGCCGCTGCCCAGCGCGCCGGTGCCGTAGAAGCGCTTCATGCCGCCGTCGTAGACCTGGCCCGATTTGACCGGGATCGAGGCCGAGACCGCCTGGCTGGATGTGGGCGTCGGCCAGCTGGTGGCGGCATCGGCCATGGCCGACTCTGCGCCATTGGCCACGCCCGGCACCGCCGAGAAGACCAAAAGAAGCGCTCCCAAAGCGCCAACAAACGGCGTGATACGGGTGAGTTTCATGTCGCTCTCCTATGCTTGCAGGTTTGGTGGATCGGTTGCGGTTGCGATGCTCATCCTAGCTGCTGCGAGTCACGGCAGCGTCACGGGGGAGTGTATTTTTGCGCGGTGGACATGCATTTTTAAGACATTTTCAACAAAGCGGTCTCAGTCGACAGATCCTCGATTATTTATCATCCTCTGTCGGTATATCTTCACAATGCCACATTTTAAGTATCTTACCTAACAAAACATGAATCCTGTGCTATCATTTTCGCAGAGATTGTTCTACTATCGAAGTAATACACCTATGCTGCCTGCTCGTTCTGAGATAGAACTGTCATTGTGTCAAAGATTCAAGGTATGTTAGGATTGGGGCTGCACGCCATTTTTAATGGTGTACACGCTCTCTTGTTTTGTTGAAGGAATCGTATGCGCAATCTTCACAGCACTCTTTCCCAGCAGATCAGGCGCGGGCTTACGATCGCTATCGCCGCCACCATCGCCCTGGGGGCCAGCGGTCTGGCCAGCACCCCAGCCAAGGCCACCGCCGCCAACCCCTACCTGTTCCCCTACAACCAGGCCACCAACATCACCTTCAATATCAGCGATGTGACTGCGGCATGGCAGCAGTGGAAGGCCGCCACGATCACATCCACCAACGCGGGCGGCGGCATCAAGCTGCGCGTGATGGGCGGCACCGACAGCAGCAGCACCACATCCGAGGGCCAGAGCTACGGCATCCTGTTCGCCTCGATCTTCGACGAGCAGAGCACGCTGGATGGCCTGTGGCTGTACGCCCGCGACTACCTAGACAAGTACGGCCTGATGCACTGGCACATCTACAGCAACAACACCTACGAGGCCGGCGCGGCCACCGACGCCGACGAGGACATGGCGCTGGGCCTGCTGAACGCCTGCATCAAGGTGCAGAAGGGCGCGTGGCCCGCAAGCCCCAACGGCATCGACTACTGCGCCGCATCCAAATCGATGATCAACGCCATCTACCAGTACGAGGTGGACAAGCCCGGCAGCGAGCCAGCGGCGGGCCTGCCCAGCAACCAGGGCGGCGAGCTGATCCCCGGCGACAGCTGGGTGCTCAACGGCCAGTACCCCGAGGGCATCGTGAACCTCTCGTACTTCTCGCCAGCCTACTACACCGTGTTCGGCAAGTTCACCGGCAAGACCAGCGAGTGGAACACGGTGATCGCGCGCAACTACGCGATCACCAACCTGGCCCAGGGCAAGGCCGGCAACTGCTCGAAGCTGGTCTCGAACTGGAACCAGTACGACGGCGACCCGCAGGCGGTCTCGTGGCAGGGCGATACCTCGTACTACTGGGGCTGGGATGCGGCGCGCTTCGCCTGGCGCGTGGCCGTGGACAAGGCCTGGTACAACAGCGCCAACGCCCAGGAGACCGCCAACGAGCTGGGCGGCTTCTTCAGCAGCGTGGGCATCGGCAATGTGAAGGCCCAGTACAAGCTGGACGGCACCTCGCTCGACGGCTACCACAGCACCTACTTCGTGGCCCACGCCGCCTCGGCGATCTGGGCGGCCCCCAGCCCCAGCGCGGTAAGCTGCGGCGCGGCCTCTGGCTCGCTCAAAACCAGCCCGCAGCAGGCCTACAACGAGGTGCTGAACACCAAAGAGGCCTCGGGCGACGGCGTGTACTTCAACAACTCGTGGCGGCTGTTCGCTATGCTGCTGATGACCGGCAACTTCCCCAACTTCTACGAGCTGGCCAACAGTGGCACCGCCACCGCCACGCCGGTGACGCCGACCAAGACCACCGCGCCTACCGCCACCCCGACTAAGACCACCGCGCCCACCGCCACTCCGACCAAGACCACCGCGCCTACCGCCACCAAGACCACCGCGCCTACGACGGTCACCCCTGCGACCGCCACCAAGACAGCCCAGGCCACTGCCACCAAGACAGCCCAGGCCACTGCCACCAAGACAGCCCAGGCCACTGCCACCAAGACGGCAGCACCTACGAAAACGGCAGCACCTACGTCAACAAAGACCGCCGCACCCACGCCAACCAAGGCCGCCGAGGCCCCGCAGGGCAACGTGTACCTGCCGCTGATCGCCCGCTAGCATCGGGCAGGCATACAAAAACGGGGGAGCGCACTGTGGTGCGCTCCCCCGCTCGTTTTACCCGCGCCACCTAGCTGCCGATCGACACGCTGCCCTGCTCGTAGATGCCGCGCACGATCGACTCGATCTCCGGCTCCTCTACTGTCAGGTCGCGCACCGGGTAGCGCGCCGCCAGGTCGGCGATCAGCGCGGCGGCGGTGGTGGCCTCGCGGTCGAAGCGCAGCCACGTGCGCGCACCCTCGCTGCGCACATACTCGGCGCTGGGCGCGCTGGGGTGCGCTTCGGCCCCAGGGGCCAGCTCGATCACCAGGGTGCGCCAGCGCCCATAGTGCGCGCGCAGATCCTCCAGCCCGCCGTCGTAGATCACCCGCCCGTGATCGATCAGCACCACGCGCGGGCAGAGCCGGGTGATATCTTCCAGATCGTGGGTGGTGAGGATGACGGTCACGCCGCGCTCGCGGTTGATCGCAGCTAGGAACTCGCGGATGCGCGCCTTGGCCACCACATCTAGCCCAATGGTCGGCTCATCCAAG
This window encodes:
- a CDS encoding pectate lyase; translation: MNTFWATTKRARYALSATSAAILAITTVPFLGHATPRAQAASCAVAYEVNQWSGGFTANVTITNGGAALSGWTLTWNFAGDQAISSAWNASVTQSGKAVSATNMSYNGSIPTGGTQSFGFQATFSGTNAAPASFALNGVTCGGTGATATPAPATSTPAPATPTRTPTGATATPTRTPAPTATTAPTTGWPTANGSQPVSSSISVKSGQVYDGGMKRFYGTGDLGSGGQNEGQDPIFDLAAGATLKNVILGAPAADGVHCAGSCTLENVWWEDVGEDAATFRGSSSSNTYLVNGGGARKASDKVFQHNGAGTLTIQNFQVDNFGKLYRSCGNCSTQYKRNVVLKNITATYPGTALVGINTNYGDTARFSGITIKNDSSKKLVICQKYIGNDDGDEPTTNGSGADGTYCIYSSSDITYK
- a CDS encoding pectate lyase, giving the protein MKLTRITPFVGALGALLLVFSAVPGVANGAESAMADAATSWPTPTSSQAVSASIPVKSGQVYDGGMKRFYGTGALGSGGQNEGQDPIFDLAAGATLKNVIIGSPAADGVHCAGSCTLENVWWEDVGEDAATFRGSSSSNTYLVNGGGARKASDKVFQHNGAGTLTIQNFQVNDFGKLYRSCGNCSTQYKRNVVLKNVTVTVPGKTLVGINSNYGDTAKFSGITIVGDSSKKIVICQKYIGNNTGAEPPTNGKGPDSTNCLYTTSNITYK
- a CDS encoding glycoside hydrolase, translating into MRNLHSTLSQQIRRGLTIAIAATIALGASGLASTPAKATAANPYLFPYNQATNITFNISDVTAAWQQWKAATITSTNAGGGIKLRVMGGTDSSSTTSEGQSYGILFASIFDEQSTLDGLWLYARDYLDKYGLMHWHIYSNNTYEAGAATDADEDMALGLLNACIKVQKGAWPASPNGIDYCAASKSMINAIYQYEVDKPGSEPAAGLPSNQGGELIPGDSWVLNGQYPEGIVNLSYFSPAYYTVFGKFTGKTSEWNTVIARNYAITNLAQGKAGNCSKLVSNWNQYDGDPQAVSWQGDTSYYWGWDAARFAWRVAVDKAWYNSANAQETANELGGFFSSVGIGNVKAQYKLDGTSLDGYHSTYFVAHAASAIWAAPSPSAVSCGAASGSLKTSPQQAYNEVLNTKEASGDGVYFNNSWRLFAMLLMTGNFPNFYELANSGTATATPVTPTKTTAPTATPTKTTAPTATPTKTTAPTATKTTAPTTVTPATATKTAQATATKTAQATATKTAQATATKTAAPTKTAAPTSTKTAAPTPTKAAEAPQGNVYLPLIAR